In a single window of the Balearica regulorum gibbericeps isolate bBalReg1 chromosome 7, bBalReg1.pri, whole genome shotgun sequence genome:
- the RBP4 gene encoding retinol-binding protein 4, whose amino-acid sequence MAHTERALPWLLLLALALLGSSTAERDCRVSSFKVKENFDKTRYSGTWYAMAKKDPEGLFLQDNVVAQFAIDENGQMSATAKGRVRLFNNWDVCADMIGSFTDTEDPAKFKMKYWGVASFLQKGNDDHWVVDTDYDTYALHYSCRQLNEDGTCADSYSFVFSRDPKGLPPEAQKIVRQRQVDLCLDRKYRVIVHNGFCS is encoded by the exons ATGGCCCACACAGAGagagctctgccctggctgctcctgctggcgCTGGCcttgctgggcagcagcacagcagagagggACTGCCGAGTAAGCAGCTTCAAAGTCAAGGAGAACTTCGACAAGACCAGG TACAGTGGCACCTGGTATGCCATGGCAAAAAAAGATCCTGAGGGGCTGTTTCTGCAGGACAACGTGGTAGCCCAGTTCGCCATAGATGAGAATGGACAAATGAGTGCCACTGCAAAGGGCAGAGTCAGACTCTTCAA TAACTGGGATGTCTGTGCTGACATGATTGGCTCTTTCACTGACACAGAGGATCCTGCCAAGTTCAAGATGAAGTACTGGGGTGTTGcctcttttctgcagaaaggaa ATGACGATCACTGGGTAGTGGACACAGATTATGATACGTATGCTCTTCATTACTCCTGCCGCCAACTAAATGAAGATGGCACTTGTGCTGATAGCTATTCCTTTGTGTTCTCCCGGGACCCCAAGGGATTGCCTCCAGAGGCACAGAAAATTGTCAGACAAAGGCAGGTAGACCTCTGCTTggacagaaaatacagagttaTCGTTCATAATg gATTTTGCTCTTAA